GACCGCGAGCACCAGCAGATGCGTGTGCTGCGCGACCGCCTGGTCCGGGTCGCATGGCTGACGTTCGTCGCGCTCGTCGTCGTTGTCGCGGCCGGCACGCTGGTCCCGACGCTGTTCCCGCTGTGCTCCGTCGCGGCCGGACGCACCATCTGCCCCGCGGGCGGTGGCGCGCCCACCGCGGGCGACGTCGCGACCGTCGTGTTCCTCGGCGTGATCGGGGCGGGGCTGACCGCGGTCCTCGCGATCCGGCGCGCGCAGCCGTCGCAGTCGCCCTACCGACTCATGCCGGTGCTCGGCTTCCTGCGCATCCCGCTCGGCGGGATCGTCGCGGTGCTCGGCGTGGTCCTCATGCAGAGCGGCGTGGTGCCGGGCTTCGACGGGCTGCAGACCACGCAGCAGATCGCCGTGTACGCGATCGTGTTCGGCTTCGCGCAGGAGGCCGTGACGCGCCTGCTGGAGAACCGCGCCCGCGCGGTGCAGGACGTCACGTCGGCCGGCAGCACGCTCGTCGAACCGACCGCCGCCCCTCCGGTGCGCGCCGAGCAGGCATGAGCCGGCATGCCGCACCCCCGCCGCCTCGACCGGGCGACGGGGGTGCGGTTACTGCAGGTCACCGGCCCCCGGGAGCAGCCGGGGGCCGGGACGATCACACGTCGTAGTACAGCTCGAACTCGTGCGGGTGCGGCCGCAGACGGATCGGGTCGACCTCGGCGGAGCGCTTGTAGTCGATCCACGTCTGGATGAGGTCGGGCGTGAACACGTTGCCGGCGGTCAGCCAGTCGTGGTCGGCCTCGAGGTTGTCCAGCACCTCGGACAGCGAGCCCGGGACCTGCTGGATGAGCGCGTGCTCCTCGGGGGGCAGCTCGTACAGGTCCTTGTCGACCGGCTCGGGCGGCTCGATGCGGTTCTGGATGCCGTCGATGCCGGCCATGAGCATGGCCGCGAACGCCAGGTAGGGGTTCGACGACGGGTCCGGCACGCGGAACTCGATGCGCTTGGCCTTCGGGTTCGAACCGGTCACCGGGATGCGGATGCACGCGGAGCGGTTGCGGGCCGAGTAGACCAGGTTGACGGGCGCCTCGAAGCCGGGCACCAGGCGGTGGTAGGAGTTCACCGTCGGGTTGGTGAACGCGAGCAGCGCGGGCGCGTGCTTGAGCAGACCACCGATGTACCAGCGGGCGAGGTCGGACAGGCCGCCGTAGCCCTTCTCGTCGAAGAACAGCGGCTCGCCGTCCTTCCAGAGGGACTGGTGCACGTGCATGCCCGAGCCGTTGTCGCCGAACAGCGGCTTCGGCATGAAGGTCGCGGTCTTGCCGGCGGCGTGCGCGACGTTCTTCACGACGTACTTGAACAGCTGCACCTTGTCGGCCGACTTGGCGAGCTCGTCGAAGCGGTAGTTGATCTCCGCCTGGCCGGCGGTGCCGACCTCGTGGTGCGCGCGCTCGACGCCGAGGCCCAGGGCGTCCAGCTGCAGCGAGATCTGGTCGCGCAGGTCGGCGAAGTGGTCGACCGGCGGGACGGGGAAGTAGCCACCCTTGTAGGGCGTCTTGTGGCCGAGGTTGCCACCCTCCTCGACGCGGCCCGTGTTCCAGGCGGCCTCGATGGAGTCGATGTAGTAGTACGACGCGTTCTGCTTCGTCTCGAAGCGGATGTCGTCGAAGATGTAGAACTCGGCCTCGGGCGCGAAGAACGCGGTGTCCGCGATGCCCGTCGACTTGAGGTACGCCTCGGCCTTCGCGGCGACCTGACGCGGGTCGCGGCTGTAGGGCTCGTCGGTGTACGGGTCGACGATGTGGAAGTTGATGTTGAGCGTCTTCTCCGTGCGGAACGGGTCGACGTAGGCCGT
The Cellulomonas gilvus ATCC 13127 DNA segment above includes these coding regions:
- the glnA gene encoding type I glutamate--ammonia ligase; the encoded protein is MFSKPEEVLAFIKSEDVKFVDVRFCDLPGVMQHFNVPAQSLDADFFTEGQMFDGSSIRGFQAIHESDMKLVPDVTTAYVDPFRTEKTLNINFHIVDPYTDEPYSRDPRQVAAKAEAYLKSTGIADTAFFAPEAEFYIFDDIRFETKQNASYYYIDSIEAAWNTGRVEEGGNLGHKTPYKGGYFPVPPVDHFADLRDQISLQLDALGLGVERAHHEVGTAGQAEINYRFDELAKSADKVQLFKYVVKNVAHAAGKTATFMPKPLFGDNGSGMHVHQSLWKDGEPLFFDEKGYGGLSDLARWYIGGLLKHAPALLAFTNPTVNSYHRLVPGFEAPVNLVYSARNRSACIRIPVTGSNPKAKRIEFRVPDPSSNPYLAFAAMLMAGIDGIQNRIEPPEPVDKDLYELPPEEHALIQQVPGSLSEVLDNLEADHDWLTAGNVFTPDLIQTWIDYKRSAEVDPIRLRPHPHEFELYYDV